In Dolichospermum flos-aquae CCAP 1403/13F, the following proteins share a genomic window:
- a CDS encoding FHA domain-containing protein yields the protein MQIKLISENKLTEEQEEQVFTLPVAIGRDITQLPAVLNGETVTPVVLLDSHKQISRFHAQITLDNNELYVEDKSANGTQVNSEKLLNQRRTLNSGDRLGIGNHTITVILIRSEDENATVVLENNSTIFNPQSEIIPVSRVRKSPDSGSSIIFNPYTDALEQQTPDAVPSQPAGFPYNLNFWNAEKVSPEAIRRSGILVRETEYVACGGGMGSFVWVDMLRIAGVKPENIKVLSVQDKPYKRYESLLKNCQIPRHKRIRSGSDSCPDNIWGWPGYALRDAWRAFFSGQVGAALGFLWQVFAEPVYADTYTPRGKDVFESMDRESDRISWGKMLEYGSIRSLRQTEDGRYCIAYSTSNQEDGNHQFLLAKYVHLCTGYPAIKLLEDLEQYRQEYPEETGNKRTVVQGYEPHDHIYHQLEKKGGTIVVRGSGIVASQILERLYEARKMQGNIQVIHLNREPRKGNQFEQAKRYVENDWEFQPFNWPKGTWGGDMRTMLEAADPLRRRELLQGWGGTTTASRKKWRDIVRQGIAQKWYEIRYGVVTKLERNSQGQVITHVVTNKGQKTLTADFVIDCTGLISNPLESPFLKDLILHYDLELNPQGRFHVENNFEIKKLRNNRSRIYGAGIITLGGPYAPVDTFLGLQYAAHRSMEALAAAKAPGVRYIQGIYSLWQWLKWALNQKP from the coding sequence ATGCAAATCAAGCTGATTTCTGAAAATAAACTGACAGAGGAGCAGGAAGAACAGGTTTTTACCCTGCCGGTAGCTATCGGACGAGATATAACTCAACTTCCTGCCGTCCTCAATGGTGAAACGGTGACTCCTGTAGTTTTATTAGACTCTCATAAGCAAATTTCTCGGTTTCATGCTCAAATTACCTTAGACAACAATGAGCTTTATGTAGAAGACAAGAGCGCCAATGGGACTCAAGTTAACAGTGAAAAGCTACTTAATCAACGTCGGACTTTAAACAGTGGGGATAGACTGGGAATAGGTAATCATACCATTACCGTTATTCTCATTCGATCTGAGGATGAGAATGCTACCGTTGTATTGGAAAATAATTCCACAATTTTTAACCCCCAATCTGAGATTATTCCCGTATCTAGGGTGCGGAAGTCACCAGATTCTGGATCATCAATCATTTTTAACCCTTATACGGATGCCTTAGAACAGCAAACTCCCGACGCTGTACCTAGTCAACCTGCGGGTTTTCCCTATAATCTCAACTTTTGGAATGCAGAAAAGGTTTCCCCGGAAGCTATTCGTCGCAGTGGTATTTTAGTCAGAGAAACAGAATATGTGGCCTGCGGGGGAGGTATGGGCAGTTTTGTTTGGGTGGATATGTTGAGAATTGCGGGAGTTAAACCGGAAAATATTAAAGTTTTGAGTGTTCAAGACAAACCTTATAAACGCTATGAAAGCTTACTAAAAAATTGTCAAATTCCCCGACATAAACGAATTCGTTCGGGTTCAGATTCCTGTCCTGATAATATTTGGGGGTGGCCAGGATATGCTTTAAGAGATGCTTGGAGAGCCTTCTTTTCTGGACAAGTTGGTGCAGCTTTAGGATTTTTGTGGCAAGTTTTTGCTGAACCTGTTTATGCAGATACCTACACCCCTCGTGGCAAAGATGTATTTGAGTCCATGGACCGGGAGAGCGATCGCATTAGTTGGGGTAAAATGTTAGAATATGGCAGTATTCGCAGTCTACGACAAACAGAAGATGGGCGTTATTGTATTGCCTATTCCACTTCCAATCAAGAAGACGGAAATCACCAATTTTTATTAGCTAAATATGTCCATCTCTGCACAGGTTATCCAGCAATTAAATTACTAGAAGACCTAGAACAATATCGTCAAGAATATCCCGAAGAAACAGGAAATAAGAGAACTGTAGTTCAAGGTTATGAACCCCATGATCATATTTACCACCAATTAGAAAAAAAGGGTGGTACTATTGTTGTTCGGGGGTCAGGAATTGTCGCCTCACAAATATTAGAAAGGCTGTATGAAGCCCGAAAAATGCAAGGTAATATTCAGGTAATTCATTTAAACCGAGAACCGCGCAAAGGTAATCAATTTGAGCAAGCTAAACGCTACGTAGAAAATGATTGGGAATTTCAACCTTTCAACTGGCCAAAAGGAACTTGGGGCGGTGATATGCGGACAATGTTAGAAGCCGCTGACCCGTTAAGACGACGGGAATTATTACAGGGTTGGGGGGGAACAACCACAGCCAGTCGCAAAAAATGGCGCGACATTGTTCGTCAAGGAATAGCCCAGAAATGGTATGAAATTCGTTATGGTGTAGTCACCAAACTAGAACGTAATTCCCAAGGTCAAGTTATTACTCATGTAGTCACTAACAAAGGTCAAAAAACCCTAACTGCTGATTTTGTTATTGACTGTACAGGATTGATTTCCAATCCTTTAGAAAGTCCATTTTTAAAAGACCTAATACTGCATTACGATTTAGAACTAAACCCACAAGGACGTTTTCATGTAGAAAACAACTTTGAAATCAAAAAACTGCGAAATAATCGTTCTCGCATATATGGGGCAGGAATTATCACATTAGGCGGTCCCTACGCCCCCGTAGACACATTTTTAGGACTACAATATGCTGCCCATCGTTCTATGGAAGCATTGGCGGCTGCAAAGGCTCCAGGAGTCCGCTATATTCAGGGAATTTATTCTCTTTGGCAATGGCTAAAATGGGCGCTGAATCAAAAGCCTTAA
- a CDS encoding DNA double-strand break repair nuclease NurA gives MLDLTKISRQMQGFSQHLNSEVAASHQRLELAQEYLKKAFECQEELVKRQEEWRNRIIFANATPIEPLETCITIPVPPKVHTVISTDGSQIAPNHHEIAYCYLLNIGRVVLHYGQDIHPILDSLPEVFYRPEDLYISRQWGIRTDEWMGYRRTASEATVLAELACSTRTEAPVLAMIDGSLIYWFLDQLPMDARDMILPPVLEAWQKLQQAQIPLMGYLSASRSTEATNFLRFLACPHPVPDCITHCPNQLEYVPCKKFDTLRDTTLWTSQLQPGQRGPLWRSNARILELYDEQIIYFCYVHVGTEIARIEVPAWVAENSIMFDQALGLMLAQVHKGYGYPVAIAEAHNQAVVRGGDRTRFFALLERQMIKAGIKNVGISSKEARKRGSIA, from the coding sequence ATGCTTGATTTAACAAAAATATCGAGACAAATGCAAGGTTTCAGTCAACATTTAAATTCAGAAGTGGCTGCAAGTCATCAGCGGTTGGAATTAGCACAAGAATATTTAAAAAAGGCGTTTGAGTGTCAAGAAGAGTTAGTTAAACGTCAAGAAGAATGGCGAAATCGGATTATTTTTGCGAATGCTACACCCATTGAACCTCTCGAAACCTGCATTACTATTCCTGTTCCCCCCAAAGTTCATACTGTTATTTCTACAGATGGTTCGCAAATTGCCCCCAATCATCACGAAATTGCGTATTGTTACTTACTGAATATCGGCAGAGTTGTTTTACACTATGGTCAAGATATTCACCCGATTCTCGATAGTTTACCGGAGGTATTTTATCGCCCTGAAGATTTATATATCTCGCGTCAGTGGGGCATTAGAACAGATGAATGGATGGGTTATCGGCGCACAGCCTCTGAGGCTACAGTATTAGCGGAACTGGCTTGTAGTACCAGGACAGAAGCCCCAGTCTTAGCAATGATAGATGGTTCGTTAATATACTGGTTTTTAGATCAGTTACCGATGGATGCCAGGGATATGATTTTACCTCCGGTTTTAGAAGCTTGGCAAAAACTCCAACAAGCCCAAATCCCCCTCATGGGTTATCTTAGTGCCTCTCGTAGCACCGAAGCCACCAACTTTTTACGCTTTTTAGCTTGTCCTCATCCTGTCCCCGATTGTATTACCCATTGTCCCAATCAACTAGAATACGTACCTTGTAAAAAATTTGATACATTGCGAGACACAACCTTATGGACAAGCCAACTTCAACCTGGACAACGCGGACCATTATGGCGAAGTAATGCCCGAATTTTAGAATTGTATGACGAGCAAATTATTTATTTTTGTTACGTCCATGTCGGGACAGAAATTGCCCGGATTGAAGTTCCCGCTTGGGTGGCAGAAAATTCCATCATGTTTGATCAAGCACTGGGATTAATGTTGGCACAGGTACATAAGGGGTATGGTTATCCTGTGGCTATTGCGGAAGCCCATAATCAGGCTGTAGTCAGAGGTGGTGATAGAACTCGGTTCTTTGCCCTTTTAGAACGACAAATGATTAAAGCTGGGATAAAAAATGTCGGCATTTCCTCCAAAGAAGCAAGAAAACGGGGTAGCATCGCTTGA
- a CDS encoding HAD family hydrolase, with protein sequence MTANSPMILALDFDGVVCDGLIEYFEVAWRTYCQIWSPVNDTPPDDLALRFYRLRPVIETGWEMPVLIKALIEGFSDDQILQSWTNITPQILAADNLEAKAVSTKLDHLRDEWIQTDLNGWLSLHRFYPGVIERLKITLKSEIQLYIVTTKEGRFVKELLQQEGVNLPPENIFGKEVKRPKYETLRELIKKANIQNVSLWFVEDRLKTLQLVKQQSDLDHVKLFLADWGYNTQPEREAGKNDPRIQLISLSHFAHDFSTWL encoded by the coding sequence ATGACAGCAAATAGTCCCATGATTTTGGCTTTAGACTTTGATGGAGTGGTTTGCGATGGACTAATTGAATATTTTGAGGTAGCATGGCGTACCTACTGTCAAATTTGGTCGCCGGTTAACGACACACCACCGGATGATTTAGCTTTAAGATTTTATCGTTTACGTCCTGTAATTGAAACAGGTTGGGAAATGCCCGTTTTAATCAAAGCCTTAATTGAGGGTTTTTCTGATGATCAAATTCTCCAATCATGGACAAACATCACTCCCCAAATCTTAGCAGCAGATAACCTAGAAGCAAAAGCAGTTTCGACAAAATTGGATCATTTACGAGATGAATGGATTCAGACAGATTTAAATGGTTGGTTAAGTCTCCATAGATTCTATCCAGGTGTGATAGAAAGACTCAAAATAACTCTTAAAAGTGAAATACAGTTATATATTGTCACTACCAAAGAAGGGCGATTTGTCAAGGAATTATTACAACAAGAAGGAGTTAATTTACCACCAGAAAATATTTTTGGGAAGGAAGTAAAACGCCCAAAATATGAAACTTTGCGTGAATTAATCAAGAAAGCAAATATCCAAAATGTAAGTTTATGGTTTGTTGAAGATAGACTGAAAACTTTACAGTTAGTTAAACAACAATCAGACTTAGATCATGTCAAACTTTTCTTAGCAGATTGGGGTTATAACACTCAACCGGAAAGGGAAGCTGGCAAAAATGATCCACGTATTCAGCTAATATCACTTTCCCATTTTGCTCACGATTTTTCCACCTGGTTGTAA
- a CDS encoding tetratricopeptide repeat protein translates to MKKWKLTITTLILGTILYSPKVSAKNLANISDFRIKSALLAQSDLKEAIVYFHQGINRHTFGDIKGAIEEYNKALRLHPNFPEVYYKRGISRYKLGDLKGAIADYNKAISLNANYPGIYNHRGFTRHDLGDLKGAIADFNQALLLNPNFPEAYQNRGITRNALGDKQGAITDLTTAANLFKEQKRISNYQEVIDLIQKIKIPDFLKKSGI, encoded by the coding sequence ATGAAAAAATGGAAATTAACAATTACAACTCTCATATTAGGAACTATATTATATAGTCCAAAGGTGAGCGCTAAGAATTTGGCAAATATTTCCGATTTTAGAATAAAATCAGCACTGTTAGCACAATCTGATCTGAAAGAGGCTATAGTATATTTTCATCAGGGAATTAACCGTCATACATTTGGAGACATAAAAGGGGCTATTGAAGAATATAATAAGGCTTTACGGTTACATCCTAATTTTCCTGAAGTTTACTATAAACGAGGAATATCTCGCTATAAGTTGGGAGATTTAAAAGGGGCGATTGCAGATTATAACAAAGCAATCAGTCTTAATGCTAACTATCCTGGTATCTACAATCATCGAGGATTTACTCGTCATGATTTGGGAGATTTAAAAGGTGCTATTGCAGATTTCAATCAAGCATTACTTCTTAATCCTAATTTTCCTGAAGCTTACCAAAATCGAGGTATTACTCGCAATGCTTTGGGTGATAAACAGGGAGCAATTACTGATTTGACAACAGCAGCTAACTTATTTAAAGAACAAAAAAGAATTTCTAATTATCAAGAGGTAATTGATTTAATTCAAAAGATTAAGATCCCCGACTTCTTAAAGAAGTCGGGGATCTAG